From one Nonomuraea polychroma genomic stretch:
- a CDS encoding amino acid ABC transporter permease — MSYANLYEAPGPRGIRRNRVLAAVVALALLAIAYVVYVRFDQKEQWAAEKWLPLLRGDVWATFILPGLAGTLGAAVAGVVLAGLFGLVFATARMSDHRWIRVPAAMVVEFFRAVPLLLLIFFAFFGSFVLIGVNISAFAAVVFGLTLYNGSVIAEIIRAGVQSLPKGQREAAYAVGMRKGQVMRLVLLPQAVRAMMPALVSQFIVLLKDSALGLIVGYDELVDRGLNGIAANFSNVIPAAILIAAIFILINLSLDRLAHRLGAA; from the coding sequence ATGAGCTACGCCAACCTGTACGAGGCGCCGGGGCCGCGCGGTATCCGCCGCAACCGGGTGCTGGCGGCGGTCGTCGCGCTCGCGCTGCTGGCGATCGCGTACGTCGTGTACGTGCGCTTCGACCAGAAGGAGCAGTGGGCGGCGGAGAAGTGGCTGCCGCTGCTGCGGGGGGACGTGTGGGCCACGTTCATCCTGCCCGGCCTGGCCGGGACGCTGGGCGCGGCCGTGGCGGGGGTGGTGCTGGCCGGGCTCTTCGGGCTGGTGTTCGCGACCGCCCGCATGTCCGACCATCGGTGGATCCGGGTGCCGGCGGCCATGGTGGTGGAGTTCTTCCGGGCCGTCCCGCTGCTGCTGCTGATCTTCTTCGCCTTCTTCGGCTCGTTCGTGCTCATCGGCGTGAACATCTCCGCCTTCGCCGCGGTCGTCTTCGGGCTCACCCTCTACAACGGGTCCGTGATCGCGGAGATCATCCGGGCCGGGGTGCAGAGCCTGCCGAAGGGGCAGCGGGAGGCGGCGTACGCGGTGGGCATGCGCAAGGGGCAGGTCATGCGCCTCGTGCTGCTGCCGCAGGCAGTGCGGGCGATGATGCCCGCCCTGGTCAGCCAGTTCATCGTGCTGTTGAAGGACTCGGCGCTCGGGCTCATCGTCGGCTACGACGAGCTGGTCGACCGTGGACTGAACGGGATCGCGGCCAACTTCTCCAACGTCATCCCGGCGGCGATCCTCATCGCGGCCATCTTCATCCTGATCAACCTGTCCCTGGACCGCCTGGCCCACCGGCTGGGCGCGGCGTGA
- a CDS encoding amino acid ABC transporter permease, with product MEALLFERDTILVAFWMTVRLTAVSALGSLVLGTVLAAMRVAPLASLRGAANVYVSVARNTPLTLVLLFTGLGIGANLGVELSDDIATNNFWLAVIGLTAYTSAFVCEALRSGLNTVPVGQAEAARSLGLGFVKTLRLITLPQAFRAVVAPLGSILIALTKNTTIALVVGVSEASVRMREMIETYGDQVIEIFLGFAAGFVLLCLPMGLLFGWLSKRMAVAR from the coding sequence ATGGAAGCGCTGCTGTTCGAACGTGACACCATCCTGGTCGCGTTCTGGATGACGGTACGGCTGACGGCGGTCAGCGCGCTCGGCTCCCTGGTGCTGGGGACCGTGCTGGCCGCCATGCGGGTCGCCCCGCTGGCCTCCCTGCGCGGGGCGGCGAACGTCTACGTGTCGGTGGCCCGCAACACGCCGCTCACGCTGGTGCTGCTGTTCACCGGCCTCGGCATCGGCGCCAACCTCGGCGTCGAGCTGTCCGACGACATCGCGACCAACAACTTCTGGCTCGCGGTCATCGGGCTGACCGCCTACACCTCGGCGTTCGTCTGCGAGGCGCTGCGCTCCGGGCTCAACACGGTGCCGGTCGGGCAGGCCGAGGCGGCCCGGTCGCTGGGGCTGGGCTTCGTCAAGACGCTGCGGCTGATCACGTTGCCGCAGGCGTTCCGCGCGGTCGTGGCGCCGCTGGGCAGCATCCTCATCGCGCTGACCAAGAACACCACGATCGCGCTGGTGGTCGGCGTGAGCGAGGCGTCGGTCCGGATGCGCGAGATGATCGAGACGTACGGGGACCAGGTGATCGAGATCTTCCTCGGCTTCGCGGCCGGGTTCGTGCTGCTGTGCCTGCCGATGGGGCTGCTGTTCGGCTGGCTGTCGAAGCGGATGGCGGTGGCCCGATGA
- a CDS encoding glutamate ABC transporter substrate-binding protein produces the protein MFGRSLYAGFAVMVLATACGGGSESYASIVDKAKNDKKLVIGVKADQPGLGLRTPDGAFAGFDVEVAKYVAKELGVDPANITFKETVSANREAFIEQGQVDMVVATYSITDARKQKVSFAGPYFVAGQDLLVRADDAALTGPEALNGKKLCSVAGSTPAQKVKTEYAKQVQLQEERTYSACVDRVLGGQLDALTTDNVILAGYAAQHAGKLKVVGKPFSTEKYGIGLKKDDTAGRKAVNDALQKMFSDGSWTKALQASVGASGFAVPQAPQLERY, from the coding sequence GTGTTTGGAAGATCCCTTTACGCCGGTTTCGCCGTCATGGTCCTGGCCACCGCCTGTGGTGGCGGGTCGGAGTCGTACGCCTCCATCGTGGACAAGGCCAAGAACGACAAGAAGCTGGTCATCGGGGTGAAGGCGGACCAGCCGGGTCTGGGGTTGCGCACGCCGGACGGCGCGTTCGCCGGGTTCGACGTCGAGGTCGCCAAGTACGTGGCCAAGGAGCTGGGCGTCGACCCCGCGAACATCACGTTCAAGGAGACCGTGTCCGCGAACCGGGAGGCGTTCATCGAGCAGGGCCAGGTGGACATGGTCGTGGCGACGTACTCGATCACCGACGCCCGCAAGCAGAAGGTGTCCTTCGCCGGGCCGTACTTCGTGGCCGGGCAGGACCTGCTCGTCCGGGCGGACGACGCGGCGCTGACCGGCCCCGAGGCGCTCAACGGTAAGAAGCTCTGCTCGGTCGCCGGCTCGACCCCGGCGCAGAAGGTCAAGACGGAGTACGCCAAGCAGGTGCAGCTGCAGGAGGAGCGGACGTACTCGGCGTGCGTCGACCGGGTCCTCGGCGGCCAGCTCGACGCCCTCACCACCGACAACGTGATCCTGGCCGGCTACGCCGCGCAGCACGCGGGCAAGCTGAAGGTGGTCGGCAAGCCGTTCAGCACCGAGAAGTACGGCATCGGGCTGAAGAAGGACGACACCGCCGGCCGCAAGGCGGTCAACGACGCGCTGCAGAAGATGTTCTCCGACGGCAGCTGGACGAAGGCACTGCAGGCCAGCGTGGGCGCCTCCGGCTTCGCCGTGCCGCAGGCCCCGCAGCTGGAGCGGTACTGA
- a CDS encoding amino acid ABC transporter ATP-binding protein: MSQADLIVLDQVNKRYGEHHVLRDVNLTVRRGEVVVIIGPSGAGKSTLCRAINRLETIDSGTITVDGTPLPAEGKALARLRAEVGMVFQSFNLFAHKTVLDNVVLGQVHVLKKPKDAAVRKARELLDRVGIGGQAAKFPAQLSGGQQQRVAIARALAMEPKVILFDEPTSALDPEMVNEVLEVMTSLAREGMTMVVVTHEMGFARRAADRVVFMADGEIVEQDTPDGFFGAPSTERAQSFLAKILTH, encoded by the coding sequence ATGAGCCAGGCGGACCTCATCGTCCTGGACCAGGTCAACAAGCGCTACGGCGAGCACCACGTGCTCAGGGACGTGAACCTGACCGTCCGGCGGGGCGAGGTCGTCGTGATCATCGGCCCGTCGGGGGCGGGCAAGTCGACCCTGTGCCGCGCGATCAACCGGCTGGAGACCATCGACTCCGGCACGATCACCGTGGACGGCACGCCGCTGCCGGCCGAGGGCAAGGCGCTGGCCCGGCTGCGGGCCGAGGTGGGCATGGTCTTCCAGTCGTTCAACCTCTTCGCGCACAAGACCGTCCTGGACAACGTCGTCCTCGGCCAGGTCCACGTGCTGAAGAAGCCCAAGGACGCGGCCGTGCGCAAAGCCCGCGAGCTGCTCGACCGGGTCGGCATCGGCGGCCAGGCGGCCAAGTTCCCCGCGCAGTTGTCCGGCGGGCAGCAGCAGCGGGTGGCGATCGCCCGCGCGCTGGCCATGGAGCCGAAGGTGATCCTGTTCGACGAGCCGACGTCGGCGCTCGACCCGGAGATGGTCAACGAGGTGCTCGAGGTGATGACCTCGCTCGCCCGCGAGGGCATGACCATGGTCGTCGTCACCCACGAGATGGGCTTCGCCCGGCGGGCCGCCGACCGGGTCGTCTTCATGGCCGACGGCGAGATCGTCGAGCAGGACACCCCCGACGGCTTCTTCGGCGCGCCGAGCACCGAGCGCGCCCAGTCCTTCCTCGCCAAGATCCTCACTCACTAA
- a CDS encoding glutamate ABC transporter substrate-binding protein, giving the protein MTRLRALLAVLLCLLPAGCASAAAFPEGSTMARIRDRGVLIVGIKFDQPMFGYKDPATGRITGFDAEMARLVAKDLTGSERNIRFVETVSRERENFIAQQVVDLVIATYSITPARSQLVTFTDPYYYAWQDLLVRAADTRIGGVSHLAGKTVCTAKGSTSVERLRNEVSGAIPAVVDGYSECVPALLEGHVDAITTDDTILLGLQAQHPNALRLVGEPFAREPYGMGVRKHDTVFRDYLNGLIARWLADGQWDRAFRDTIGISGAMPEQSKPAHR; this is encoded by the coding sequence GTGACCAGGCTCAGGGCCCTGCTCGCCGTCCTGCTGTGCCTGCTGCCCGCGGGATGCGCGAGCGCGGCGGCGTTCCCCGAGGGCTCGACCATGGCGCGCATCAGGGACCGCGGCGTGCTCATCGTGGGCATCAAGTTCGACCAGCCGATGTTCGGCTACAAGGACCCGGCGACCGGCCGGATCACCGGGTTCGACGCGGAGATGGCCCGGCTCGTGGCCAAGGACCTGACCGGCAGCGAGCGCAACATCCGCTTCGTCGAGACCGTCTCGCGCGAGCGGGAGAACTTCATCGCCCAGCAGGTCGTGGACCTCGTCATCGCCACGTACTCGATCACCCCGGCCCGCTCCCAGCTGGTGACCTTCACCGATCCCTACTACTACGCCTGGCAAGACCTGCTGGTCAGGGCCGCCGACACCCGCATCGGCGGCGTGTCCCACCTCGCCGGCAAGACGGTGTGCACGGCCAAGGGCTCCACATCGGTCGAGCGGCTGCGCAACGAGGTGTCCGGCGCGATCCCGGCGGTCGTGGACGGCTACAGCGAGTGCGTGCCGGCCCTGCTGGAAGGCCACGTGGACGCGATCACCACCGACGACACCATCCTGCTCGGCCTGCAGGCCCAGCATCCGAACGCGCTGCGGCTGGTCGGCGAGCCGTTCGCGCGGGAACCGTACGGGATGGGCGTGCGCAAGCACGACACGGTCTTCCGCGACTACCTCAACGGGCTGATCGCCCGCTGGCTGGCCGACGGCCAGTGGGACCGGGCCTTCCGGGACACCATCGGCATCTCCGGGGCGATGCCCGAGCAGTCCAAACCTGCTCACCGCTGA
- a CDS encoding response regulator, with amino-acid sequence MPVSRDITVLIVDDDPVVTAALQAQVNRVLGFRVVGIAHSGHAALAAASRFAPRLVLLDLHLPDLPGLEVAHRLRRPDQPPADIIVISGRKESATVRAAIQRGALYYLVKPTRAGTLEQTLLRYAATAEQLESGGRFTEQQEIDRIFRLLHIDHADRPKSISAATEQAVLDALAEVEEDVSAHELAASIGVSRATARRYLEHLADRGLVEARPKYGPTGRPQHRYRSR; translated from the coding sequence ATGCCTGTATCCAGGGACATCACCGTTCTCATCGTGGACGACGACCCGGTCGTGACCGCCGCGCTCCAGGCGCAGGTGAACCGGGTCCTCGGGTTCAGGGTGGTGGGGATCGCGCACAGCGGGCACGCGGCGCTGGCGGCCGCGAGCCGGTTCGCGCCGCGACTGGTCCTGCTGGACCTGCACCTGCCGGATCTGCCCGGGCTGGAGGTGGCGCACCGGCTGCGCCGGCCCGATCAGCCGCCGGCCGACATCATCGTGATCTCCGGCCGCAAGGAGTCGGCGACGGTACGCGCCGCCATCCAGCGCGGCGCCCTCTACTACCTGGTCAAGCCGACCAGGGCGGGCACGCTGGAGCAGACGCTGCTGCGGTACGCGGCGACCGCCGAGCAGCTGGAGTCCGGCGGCCGGTTCACCGAGCAGCAGGAGATCGACCGGATCTTCCGCCTGCTCCACATCGACCACGCGGACCGGCCGAAGAGCATCTCCGCGGCCACCGAGCAGGCAGTGCTGGACGCGCTGGCCGAGGTCGAGGAGGACGTGTCGGCGCACGAGCTGGCCGCCTCGATCGGCGTCAGCCGCGCCACGGCCCGCCGTTACCTGGAGCATCTGGCCGACCGCGGCCTGGTGGAGGCCCGGCCGAAGTACGGGCCGACCGGCCGCCCGCAGCACCGGTACCGGTCGCGGTGA